From Zingiber officinale cultivar Zhangliang chromosome 5B, Zo_v1.1, whole genome shotgun sequence, the proteins below share one genomic window:
- the LOC121987937 gene encoding putative HVA22-like protein g, translated as MVTSFIFRVLILVFGYAYPAYECYKTIELNKQEIGQLRFWSQYWILFGLLRELGVFADILFSWLPFYYGAKLGAFLYLWHSRTKGATFVYETFLAPFIAEHESEIDQSLSEFRARAADWGLIAWQMAVIYLQTSVPEMKKYAISLMPTMNSIEEQQQAPPSSSAMPSVRRPAPSQQPRKEARFVSNPIKRQPQEQSTKEPTGDVASGSEPIEDSDRQGEEMPVEVVKRVTSNSLRKRAVIAATSPA; from the exons ATGGTAACTTCATTCATTTTTAGGGTTTTGAT ACTGGTTTTTGGCTATGCTTATCCAGCTTACGAGTGTTACAAGACCATAGAATTGAATAAGCAAGAGATTGGGCAGTTGCGTTTCTGGTCCCAATATTG GATTCTATTTGGATTGTTGAGAGAATTGGGAGTATTTGCTGATATACTCTTCTCATG GTTACCATTCTATTACGGAGCAAAGCTTGGCGCCTTCCTGTATTTGTGGCATTCCCGGACAAAA GGAGCAACATTTGTCTATGAGACATTCCTGGCACCTTTTATCGCAGAGCATGAGTCTGAGATTGATCAGTCTTTGTCTGAGTTTAGAGCTAGGGCCGCAGATTGGGGATTGATAGCTTGGCAGATGGCTGTTATCTACTTGCAGACAAGTGTTCCTGAGATGAAGAAATATGCTATTTCATTGATGCCAACAATGAATTCTATAGAG GAACAGCAGCAAGCTCCTCCGTCAAGTTCCGCAATGCCATCTGTTCGTCGACCTGCACCATCTCAGCAACCTCGAAAGGAAGCAAGGTTTGTGTCCAATCCTATCAAGAGGCAGCCACAAGAACAGTCAACAAAGGAACCAACTGGGGATGTGGCATCTGGCTCTGAACCCATAGAAGACTCAGATCGACAAGGTGAGGAGATGCCCGTAGAGGTAGTAAAACGTGTAACAAGCAACAGTTTGAGAAAGCGAGCTGTCATTGCTGCAACCAGCCCTGCATAG